One window from the genome of Pseudonocardia hierapolitana encodes:
- a CDS encoding ABC transporter ATP-binding protein yields MATTGSRVLLDGIRRNRRWLTTGSAMYGGHQICEALVPVVIGVIIDRAVATGDVGALVFWVAVLAVLFVVLSLMWRFGARLLTYAEAGEGCALRVEVAGKILQPRGIRSDLRSGELLTISSSDADNASYLLDYIPRIVASVTATAVCAITLLVINVPLGLAVVVGTPLVLVLLHLGTPLITRRIQHQQESAGEAASVATDLVSGLRPLRGIGAQDAATQRYRDVSRRSLRATLRAARTQRGFEGISTTISNLLAAGIAIAAGLLALDGALSIGQFVTVIGLAQFLVEPLVQLTVVPSWVAEARASANRVALVLSAPPLVPDGRRALDAPPHGLDIVDLRYRSIDGLDLSVRPGELVGVVAPQAADAEALVTALSGQVPPEDYRGTIAVGGVDLASVEHRAARAALLVEPHNTDIFTGTVGSNILVGDAPTSDPALLDSTFLERALRASAADDVVSTQTGGLDTEVSERGTSLSGGQRQRLALARALFARPPVLVLHDPTTAVDSVTEHAIARGLSRLRHGPGQTFTTVLVTCSPILLATAHRIVMIDGGAVRATGSHDELVDQDSEYRKAVLR; encoded by the coding sequence ATGGCGACGACCGGTTCACGTGTTCTGCTCGACGGGATCCGCCGCAACCGGCGCTGGCTGACCACGGGGTCGGCGATGTACGGCGGGCACCAGATCTGCGAGGCGCTCGTCCCCGTGGTCATCGGCGTGATCATCGACCGGGCGGTCGCCACGGGTGACGTCGGGGCGCTGGTCTTCTGGGTCGCGGTGCTGGCGGTCCTGTTCGTGGTGCTGTCGCTCATGTGGCGGTTCGGCGCACGCCTGCTGACCTACGCGGAGGCGGGTGAGGGGTGCGCCCTGCGCGTGGAGGTCGCCGGGAAGATCCTGCAGCCGCGCGGCATCCGATCCGACCTGCGCTCCGGCGAGTTGCTGACGATCTCGAGCAGCGACGCCGACAACGCGTCGTACCTGCTGGACTACATCCCCCGGATCGTCGCCTCGGTGACGGCGACGGCGGTGTGCGCGATCACCCTGCTGGTGATCAACGTCCCGCTCGGCCTCGCCGTGGTGGTCGGCACGCCGCTGGTGCTGGTGCTCCTGCACCTCGGCACCCCGCTCATCACGCGCCGGATCCAGCACCAGCAGGAGTCGGCGGGCGAGGCCGCCTCGGTGGCCACCGACCTGGTCTCGGGCCTGCGGCCGCTGCGCGGTATCGGAGCGCAGGACGCGGCCACCCAGCGGTATCGGGACGTGAGCAGGCGATCGTTGCGGGCAACGCTGCGTGCGGCGCGCACCCAACGCGGGTTCGAGGGGATCTCGACGACCATCAGCAACCTCCTGGCCGCAGGGATCGCCATCGCCGCGGGCTTGCTGGCGCTCGACGGCGCGCTCAGCATCGGGCAGTTCGTCACGGTGATCGGGCTCGCCCAGTTCCTCGTCGAACCGCTCGTCCAGCTGACCGTCGTGCCCAGCTGGGTCGCCGAGGCCAGGGCGTCGGCCAACCGGGTCGCGCTGGTGCTGTCGGCGCCGCCGCTCGTTCCGGATGGGCGGCGCGCCCTCGACGCCCCGCCCCACGGCCTCGACATCGTGGACCTGCGCTACCGGAGCATCGACGGCCTCGACCTGTCGGTGCGGCCCGGCGAGCTCGTCGGTGTCGTCGCACCACAGGCGGCCGACGCGGAGGCGCTGGTCACCGCGCTGTCCGGGCAGGTCCCGCCGGAGGACTACCGCGGCACCATCGCGGTCGGCGGGGTCGACCTGGCCTCCGTCGAGCATCGCGCGGCGCGCGCGGCACTGCTGGTCGAGCCGCACAACACGGACATCTTCACCGGAACGGTCGGTTCGAACATCCTCGTCGGCGACGCACCGACCAGCGATCCCGCCCTCCTCGACAGCACCTTCCTCGAGAGGGCGCTGCGCGCCTCGGCCGCGGACGACGTCGTGAGCACCCAGACCGGGGGGCTCGACACCGAGGTGTCGGAGCGGGGCACCAGCCTGTCCGGTGGGCAGCGGCAGCGGTTGGCCCTCGCCAGGGCGTTGTTCGCCCGGCCTCCGGTGCTGGTGCTGCACGACCCCACCACCGCCGTCGACTCGGTGACAGAACACGCGATCGCCCGCGGTCTGTCCCGGTTGCGGCACGGGCCCGGGCAGACGTTCACCACGGTGCTGGTGACCTGCAGCCCGATCCTGCTCGCCACCGCCCACCGGATCGTCATGATCGACGGCGGCGCCGTGCGTGCCACCGGCAGCCACGACGAGCTCGTCGACCAGGACAGCGAGTACCGGAAGGCGGTGCTCCGCTGA
- a CDS encoding ABC transporter ATP-binding protein codes for MTLLPVAGPRESWSWLFAELRHHLALTVGTLMIGIVAAAAAVLPAYVFGQLVDRVRGQEPASSLVTISIVLVVAAVVGGISSAAATYLTTRLGETVLATLRERVVQRALTLPTAVIEKAGKGDLLSRIGDDVNTIGRAVTEVLPKVISSLLVAVLGIVAMTGLDWRLGLAGLAAVPLYVLGLRWYLPRSAPMYADQRKAVAARSQALMESMLGARTVHAYGLERRHLTEIDAAAVRARDLSIGIVTLFTRFVGRTNRAEFVGLSVILIVGFVLVRGDLVTVGAATAAALLFHRLFDPVGTVLHSFDEVQSAGAGLARLVGVVSIPEEAPAALRVAHTPEDSSLELRDIEFGYEPGIPVLYGVSVRIEAGERVALVGSTGAGKTTLAAIAAGLLVPTGGSVRLGGVALRELTSDQLRAQVAIVSQEVHVFAGPLVDDLRLARPDATADDVRAALACVDALGWVDALPEGIETRVGEGGRTLTAAQAQQLALARLVLRDPGVAILDEATAEAGSLGARGLELAAAAATAGRTTLIVAHRLTQAAAADRVIVLEHGRIVEAGAHSELLAAGGRYAELWGAWRSRATAVAD; via the coding sequence ATGACCCTGCTCCCCGTCGCCGGGCCTCGCGAGTCGTGGTCGTGGCTGTTCGCCGAGCTGCGCCACCATCTCGCGCTGACCGTCGGCACCCTGATGATCGGCATCGTCGCGGCGGCCGCGGCCGTGCTGCCGGCGTACGTCTTCGGCCAGCTGGTCGACCGCGTCCGCGGCCAGGAACCGGCGTCGTCGCTCGTGACCATCTCGATCGTCCTGGTCGTCGCCGCGGTCGTCGGCGGCATCAGCTCAGCGGCGGCGACGTACCTCACGACGAGGCTCGGCGAGACGGTGTTGGCCACGCTGCGCGAGCGCGTCGTGCAGCGGGCGTTGACGCTGCCGACCGCGGTGATCGAGAAGGCCGGCAAGGGCGATCTCCTGTCGCGGATCGGCGACGACGTCAACACGATCGGCCGGGCCGTCACGGAGGTCCTGCCGAAGGTCATCTCCTCGCTGCTGGTGGCGGTGCTCGGCATCGTCGCGATGACGGGACTGGACTGGCGGCTCGGGCTCGCCGGGCTGGCCGCGGTCCCGCTGTACGTCCTCGGCCTGCGGTGGTACCTGCCGCGGTCGGCTCCGATGTACGCCGACCAGCGCAAGGCGGTCGCGGCCCGGTCGCAGGCGTTGATGGAGAGCATGCTCGGGGCGAGGACCGTGCACGCCTACGGCCTGGAACGGCGGCACCTCACCGAGATCGACGCCGCCGCCGTCCGCGCGCGGGACCTCTCGATCGGGATCGTGACGCTGTTCACCCGGTTCGTGGGACGCACCAACCGCGCCGAGTTCGTGGGCCTGTCGGTGATTCTGATCGTCGGCTTCGTGCTGGTCCGCGGGGACCTGGTCACGGTCGGCGCGGCGACCGCGGCCGCGTTGCTGTTCCACCGGCTCTTCGATCCGGTCGGCACGGTGCTGCACAGCTTCGACGAGGTGCAGTCGGCAGGCGCGGGCCTGGCTCGGCTGGTCGGGGTGGTGAGCATCCCGGAGGAGGCGCCCGCTGCGCTCCGCGTGGCCCACACCCCCGAGGACTCCTCCCTGGAGCTGCGGGACATCGAGTTCGGCTACGAACCGGGCATTCCGGTGCTCTACGGGGTGAGCGTGCGGATCGAGGCGGGGGAGCGGGTCGCCCTCGTCGGGTCCACGGGGGCGGGGAAGACCACCTTGGCGGCCATCGCCGCCGGGTTGCTCGTCCCCACGGGCGGCTCGGTGCGCCTGGGCGGGGTCGCGCTGCGCGAGCTCACCTCGGACCAGCTGCGCGCCCAGGTGGCGATCGTCAGCCAGGAGGTCCACGTGTTCGCCGGGCCGCTGGTCGACGACCTCCGGCTCGCGCGTCCGGACGCCACGGCGGACGATGTGCGCGCGGCGCTGGCGTGCGTCGACGCGCTCGGCTGGGTCGACGCGCTGCCCGAGGGCATCGAGACGCGGGTGGGGGAGGGCGGACGCACCCTCACGGCGGCCCAGGCGCAACAGCTCGCGCTCGCCAGGCTGGTGCTGCGTGATCCGGGCGTGGCGATCCTCGACGAGGCGACCGCGGAGGCGGGCAGCCTCGGCGCGCGCGGGCTGGAGCTGGCCGCGGCGGCCGCGACGGCCGGCCGCACGACCTTGATCGTGGCCCACCGGCTGACCCAGGCGGCGGCCGCCGACCGCGTGATCGTGCTCGAACACGGACGCATCGTCGAGGCAGGCGCCCATTCCGAACTTCTCGCGGCCGGCGGACGGTACGCCGAGCTGTGGGGTGCGTGGCGGTCGCGGGCCACCGCCGTAGCCGACTGA
- a CDS encoding alpha/beta fold hydrolase, with the protein MSTNARAAMQDRPPLGRYFDVGGRRLLLHSSGSGAPAVVFLAGAGGVGLDYWDVQEKAAELTTSVVYDRTGTGWSDRVAVPLSSAEVTEELRELLRAAGTPAPYVLVGHSLGGLFARHYATRFPDEVAGLVLMETDHEDYDSYMPRELTEMRAAWDPDQELPDELPEEAVQLYRGLFARMMADWPEEIREPLVDRHVSPEWIMDGYALVPYRDRFLDELRQAGPLPDVPLILLTAMDVDDFKNAVLIGESDALLREEIEGKRRLYTDLAASVPRGENRLVHGAGHASIHWRRPDAVLRAIHDLLGM; encoded by the coding sequence ATGAGCACGAACGCGAGGGCGGCGATGCAGGACCGACCACCCCTGGGGCGGTACTTCGACGTGGGGGGTCGCCGCTTGCTGCTGCACAGCTCGGGAAGCGGGGCTCCGGCCGTGGTGTTCCTGGCGGGGGCCGGCGGGGTCGGCCTGGACTACTGGGACGTCCAGGAGAAGGCTGCCGAGCTCACCACGAGCGTGGTCTACGACCGGACCGGGACGGGGTGGAGCGACCGGGTCGCCGTTCCGCTCAGTTCGGCCGAGGTGACCGAGGAGCTGCGCGAGCTGCTGCGGGCCGCCGGCACGCCCGCTCCCTACGTGCTGGTCGGCCACTCCCTCGGCGGCCTCTTCGCCCGGCACTACGCGACGCGCTTTCCCGACGAGGTGGCCGGCCTCGTCCTCATGGAGACCGATCACGAGGACTACGACTCCTACATGCCCCGCGAGCTGACCGAGATGCGGGCCGCGTGGGACCCCGACCAGGAGCTGCCCGACGAGCTGCCGGAGGAGGCCGTCCAGCTCTACCGCGGGCTGTTCGCGCGGATGATGGCGGACTGGCCGGAGGAGATCCGCGAGCCGCTCGTCGACCGCCACGTCAGTCCTGAATGGATCATGGACGGGTACGCGCTGGTGCCCTACCGCGACCGGTTCCTCGACGAGCTGCGCCAGGCAGGGCCGCTCCCCGACGTACCGCTGATCCTCCTCACCGCGATGGATGTCGACGACTTCAAGAATGCGGTGCTGATCGGCGAGTCCGATGCGCTGCTGCGCGAGGAGATCGAGGGCAAGCGGCGGCTGTACACCGACCTGGCCGCATCGGTTCCGCGCGGCGAGAACCGCCTCGTCCACGGCGCCGGACACGCCTCCATCCACTGGCGCCGCCCCGACGCGGTACTGCGCGCGATCCACGACCTGCTCGGCATGTAG
- a CDS encoding HlyD family secretion protein, which yields MTEGPDTEPIATSEGASPSPAGRRRMRRTTRIGLLVVLVLAVVLGGGATAWFVIDAQSYVTTDNAQVDGDEISVNAPTSGYVVDWTAGEGARLTADHVVGRIRMQGAFVQPEIPVRAPADSTVVIDNAVEDAFVTAGTQLAVAYDFSTIYVTARVDETDIDDVRVGQRVDIEVDAFPGGNLTGRVREVQGGAAGVFSVLPESNTSGNFQKVTQVIPVEIALDDPRGLALVPGMSVTVKIHKG from the coding sequence ATGACTGAGGGCCCGGACACGGAGCCCATCGCGACGAGCGAGGGTGCATCCCCTTCGCCGGCGGGGCGCCGCAGGATGAGGCGCACCACCCGTATCGGCCTGCTGGTCGTTCTGGTACTCGCGGTGGTGCTGGGCGGCGGTGCCACGGCGTGGTTCGTGATCGACGCGCAGAGCTACGTCACCACGGACAACGCCCAGGTCGACGGGGACGAGATCTCGGTCAACGCGCCGACCAGCGGGTACGTCGTCGACTGGACGGCGGGGGAGGGGGCGCGGCTGACGGCGGACCACGTCGTCGGGCGGATCCGCATGCAGGGCGCGTTCGTCCAGCCGGAGATACCGGTGCGGGCGCCGGCCGATTCCACCGTCGTGATCGACAACGCGGTCGAGGACGCCTTCGTCACGGCAGGCACCCAGCTCGCGGTCGCCTACGACTTCTCCACGATCTACGTGACGGCACGGGTGGACGAGACGGACATCGACGACGTCCGCGTCGGCCAGCGCGTGGACATCGAGGTCGACGCGTTCCCCGGCGGGAACCTGACCGGCCGCGTCCGCGAGGTCCAGGGTGGCGCGGCCGGCGTCTTCTCCGTCCTGCCCGAGTCCAACACCTCGGGGAACTTCCAGAAGGTCACCCAGGTGATCCCGGTCGAGATCGCCCTCGACGACCCGCGGGGCCTCGCCCTCGTGCCCGGCATGAGCGTCACCGTGAAGATCCACAAGGGGTGA
- a CDS encoding TetR family transcriptional regulator translates to MPFTNRSLAAREAILGAARARFTEQGYERTTIRQVATDANIDPSMVMRYYGSKDGLFTAAVDVDLELPDLAAISRDEAAGVLAKHFVTMWRNDRNGPLSILLRSAVTHEEAAERLRAVFSGQVSAMVRRLLGEGPEVELRAGLLSTHLLGVALTRHILRLPPVVGLDDRDVVAIATEYVERTLFGQLPIAAATASEVVSPS, encoded by the coding sequence GTGCCGTTCACCAACCGATCCCTCGCCGCGCGTGAGGCGATCCTCGGTGCCGCGCGGGCGCGCTTCACCGAGCAGGGCTACGAGCGCACCACCATCCGGCAGGTGGCCACCGACGCCAACATCGACCCGTCGATGGTGATGCGGTACTACGGCAGCAAGGACGGCCTGTTCACGGCGGCGGTGGACGTCGACCTCGAGCTGCCGGACCTCGCTGCCATCTCCCGGGACGAGGCCGCGGGGGTCCTCGCCAAGCACTTCGTGACGATGTGGCGAAACGACCGGAACGGACCGCTCAGCATCCTGCTGCGCTCGGCCGTGACCCACGAGGAAGCGGCCGAGCGGCTCCGCGCGGTGTTCTCGGGCCAGGTGAGCGCCATGGTCCGCCGGCTACTGGGCGAGGGGCCCGAGGTGGAGCTGCGCGCAGGCCTGCTCAGTACACACCTGCTCGGGGTCGCGCTGACGCGTCACATACTCCGGCTGCCGCCCGTCGTCGGCCTGGACGACCGGGACGTGGTCGCGATCGCGACCGAGTACGTGGAGCGCACCCTCTTCGGGCAGTTGCCCATCGCGGCCGCCACGGCGAGCGAGGTCGTGAGCCCGTCCTGA
- a CDS encoding PadR family transcriptional regulator — MVVQIDKDLVAASATPLVLAILVEGESYGYAILKRVRELSGGELEWTDGMLYPLLHRLQRLGYVTTEWRTPPEGRRRRYYAITDDGRAALAEQRRQWVTVTRALGDIWRGPGGLMPALGEV; from the coding sequence GTGGTCGTGCAGATCGACAAGGACCTGGTCGCGGCGTCGGCGACACCGCTCGTGCTCGCGATCCTCGTGGAGGGCGAGAGCTACGGATACGCGATCCTGAAGCGGGTGCGCGAGCTCTCCGGGGGTGAGCTCGAGTGGACCGACGGGATGCTCTATCCGCTGCTCCACCGCCTCCAGCGGCTCGGGTACGTGACGACGGAGTGGCGGACGCCGCCCGAGGGACGTCGCCGCAGGTACTACGCGATCACCGACGACGGGCGAGCGGCACTCGCGGAACAGCGACGGCAGTGGGTCACGGTCACCCGCGCACTGGGCGACATCTGGCGAGGTCCCGGTGGACTGATGCCCGCGCTCGGCGAGGTGTGA
- a CDS encoding lysine N(6)-hydroxylase/L-ornithine N(5)-oxygenase family protein produces the protein MSLVMSEEAMPPGIAEPHAEGDEPLDVVGVGFGPSNLGLAIAIEEYNATNPRPVRAEFVEVKKQFGWHTGMLLPGTTMQISFLKDLATQRNARSRYSFVNYLAERNRLTEFINHQTFFPTRLEFHDYLFWAAESVSARVRYDTKAVAVRDADGRLEVVVEGPDGSYALPTRNVVLAGGLTPRLPSGVRPSVRQFHNHRFLDHLEELPELRHQRFVVVGAGQSAAEVTEYLHDRFGAAEVHGVFARYGYSPADDSPFANRVFDPAAVDDFFSADPAVRRQLLDYHRSTNYSCVDLPLIESLYRREYAERVSGARRLFMHGASSVRAVREDSTGVRVEVVHKPTRRVTTLECDAVVYATGFDPMPLRDILGDLGGPQIPADGPQVTRDYRLQTSERHSGNIYLQGGTEHTHGLTSSLLSNIAVRSAEILQSITESLQPTGDRA, from the coding sequence ATGTCGCTCGTCATGTCCGAGGAGGCCATGCCTCCGGGGATCGCGGAGCCGCACGCCGAGGGGGATGAGCCCCTGGACGTCGTCGGCGTGGGTTTCGGGCCGTCCAACCTCGGCCTCGCCATCGCGATCGAGGAGTACAACGCGACGAACCCGCGACCGGTCCGGGCCGAGTTCGTGGAGGTCAAGAAGCAGTTCGGGTGGCACACCGGGATGCTCCTGCCCGGCACCACCATGCAGATCTCCTTCCTGAAGGACCTCGCGACCCAGCGCAACGCGCGCAGCCGCTACAGCTTCGTGAACTATCTGGCGGAGCGGAACAGGCTCACCGAGTTCATCAATCATCAGACCTTCTTCCCGACCCGGCTCGAGTTCCACGACTATCTGTTCTGGGCGGCGGAGTCGGTGTCCGCGCGGGTGCGGTACGACACGAAAGCGGTCGCCGTGCGTGATGCCGACGGCCGGCTCGAGGTCGTCGTGGAGGGACCCGACGGCTCGTACGCCTTGCCCACCCGGAACGTCGTTCTCGCCGGAGGACTGACACCCCGGCTGCCGAGCGGGGTCCGGCCTTCCGTGCGGCAGTTCCACAACCACCGTTTCCTCGACCACCTCGAGGAGCTTCCCGAGCTGCGGCACCAGCGATTCGTGGTGGTCGGCGCCGGCCAGAGCGCGGCGGAGGTCACCGAGTACCTGCACGACCGTTTCGGCGCCGCAGAAGTGCACGGGGTGTTCGCCCGCTACGGCTACAGCCCGGCCGACGACAGCCCGTTCGCGAACCGCGTCTTCGATCCCGCGGCCGTCGACGACTTCTTCTCCGCCGATCCCGCGGTGCGCAGGCAACTGCTCGACTACCACCGGTCGACGAACTACTCGTGCGTCGATCTCCCGCTGATCGAGAGTCTCTACCGGCGCGAGTACGCCGAGCGGGTCTCCGGTGCGCGGCGGCTCTTCATGCACGGCGCGTCGAGCGTGCGCGCGGTGCGGGAGGATTCGACCGGCGTGCGGGTGGAGGTCGTCCACAAGCCGACCCGGCGCGTGACCACGCTCGAGTGCGATGCCGTGGTGTACGCCACCGGATTCGATCCGATGCCGTTGCGCGACATCCTCGGGGATCTCGGCGGTCCGCAGATACCGGCCGACGGGCCGCAGGTCACCCGGGACTACCGCCTGCAGACTTCCGAGCGTCACTCCGGCAACATCTACCTCCAGGGCGGCACCGAGCACACGCACGGGCTCACCTCGTCGTTGCTGTCGAACATCGCGGTGCGGTCCGCCGAGATCCTGCAGTCGATCACCGAGTCGCTGCAGCCGACCGGCGACCGCGCATAG
- a CDS encoding permease prefix domain 1-containing protein: MDRVESQIAEWRAYVTKAPAVADRDVDELEAHLRDQIAELGAADLTADEAFLVAVKRMGDLDSLSREFAREHSGRLWKQLVLGGEDEAVRSSGGWFEALVPAVGAAVTVQIARLAAGFPQDEPGWLLRNAGLLVLPFLAAYFARRRRLDARRWLLTAAPFVLAALVVNLYPYRPGSATELLVALHLPVVLWLAVAYPYMDGTVRSHERRMDFVRFTGEWVIYYVLIALGGGVLLMLTGAILDPIGVEVERIAEWVLPSGAAGAVIVAAWLVESKQHVVENMAPVLTMLFTPLFAVMLTVAAVTYVVSGVAAAFDRELLGVFDALMVVVLGLVLYAMSARDPSRPAGLMDRVQLLAVGSALLLDVMVLGAMVARIGDLGFTPNRTAALGLNLVLLVNLAGTAWLSMRFLGGRAPFHRVERWQTRYLPVFAAWPATVVAVLPLVFAFT, from the coding sequence ATGGATCGGGTGGAGTCGCAGATCGCCGAATGGCGGGCCTACGTCACGAAGGCACCGGCGGTCGCGGACCGCGACGTCGACGAGCTGGAGGCCCATCTCCGCGACCAGATCGCGGAGCTGGGCGCGGCCGACCTCACGGCCGACGAGGCGTTCCTCGTCGCCGTGAAGCGGATGGGCGACCTCGACAGCCTGTCCCGCGAGTTCGCGCGCGAGCACAGCGGCCGGCTGTGGAAGCAGCTCGTCCTGGGCGGTGAGGACGAGGCGGTGCGCTCGTCCGGCGGGTGGTTCGAGGCGCTCGTCCCCGCCGTGGGTGCGGCGGTCACCGTCCAGATCGCACGCCTCGCCGCCGGGTTCCCCCAGGACGAACCGGGCTGGCTGCTGCGGAACGCGGGCCTGCTGGTGCTGCCGTTCCTCGCGGCGTACTTCGCCCGGAGGCGGCGGCTCGACGCGCGGCGGTGGCTGCTCACGGCCGCACCGTTCGTGCTCGCCGCGCTCGTGGTCAACCTCTACCCGTACCGCCCGGGCTCGGCCACCGAGCTGCTCGTCGCGCTCCACCTGCCCGTCGTGCTGTGGTTGGCGGTCGCCTACCCGTACATGGACGGCACGGTCCGGTCGCACGAGCGGCGCATGGACTTCGTCCGCTTCACCGGTGAGTGGGTCATCTACTACGTGCTCATCGCGCTCGGTGGCGGCGTGCTGCTCATGCTCACCGGCGCGATCCTCGATCCGATCGGTGTCGAGGTCGAGCGGATCGCCGAGTGGGTGCTGCCGTCGGGCGCGGCCGGTGCCGTGATCGTCGCGGCGTGGCTCGTGGAGTCCAAGCAGCACGTGGTGGAGAACATGGCGCCGGTGCTCACGATGCTCTTCACCCCGCTGTTCGCCGTGATGCTGACCGTCGCCGCGGTGACCTATGTCGTGTCCGGGGTTGCCGCCGCGTTCGACCGCGAGCTGCTCGGGGTCTTCGACGCCCTCATGGTGGTCGTGCTCGGGCTCGTCCTCTATGCGATGTCGGCGCGGGACCCGTCCCGGCCGGCCGGGCTGATGGACCGCGTCCAGCTGCTCGCCGTCGGGAGCGCCCTCCTGCTCGACGTGATGGTGCTCGGCGCGATGGTCGCCCGGATCGGCGATCTCGGGTTCACCCCGAACCGGACGGCAGCGCTCGGCCTCAACCTCGTCCTGCTCGTGAACCTGGCGGGTACCGCATGGCTCTCGATGCGGTTCCTCGGCGGGCGGGCCCCCTTCCACCGCGTCGAGCGATGGCAGACCCGGTACCTGCCCGTCTTCGCCGCCTGGCCGGCAACGGTCGTCGCCGTTCTCCCGCTCGTCTTCGCGTTCACCTGA
- a CDS encoding VOC family protein — MRPHLPTDVLVGMCWDRARTELETAGIEFFTDTQRDDSGSWFHFRGPDGNVYELISRTRSA, encoded by the coding sequence GTGCGCCCGCATCTGCCCACCGACGTACTGGTGGGCATGTGCTGGGATCGCGCGCGGACCGAGTTGGAGACAGCCGGGATCGAGTTCTTCACCGACACCCAGCGAGACGACAGCGGGTCGTGGTTCCATTTCCGCGGCCCGGACGGGAACGTCTACGAGCTCATCAGCCGAACCCGTTCGGCGTGA
- a CDS encoding ABC transporter substrate-binding protein, which translates to MAALVAFLLAIAMVGACSSAPAPGPSDEAVSISHKFGETEVPKDPARVVTVGWNDQDFVLALGIVPIVTRAWFDSYDNYPWVQEATGGKGVATMGGDGIDYEAVAAAKPDVIFAVYETVDRPTYDRLSQIAPTVIQSGEYPDEETPWNVQLLLTGKALGKEAEAQTLVDEVNAKIEAAKAANPGFAGKVLVEDFGPENGGHYLIGKGDPRRALFDALGFEAQEHVGDLSEEQLALMDRDVLFVNGATKQQMTASPVFARLGVVQSDRTLYTTFDSNLSGALSYSGPKALLYALDQLVPQLSNAVNGNPVADLSNA; encoded by the coding sequence TTGGCCGCGCTCGTCGCATTTCTTCTCGCCATCGCCATGGTCGGCGCCTGCAGCTCCGCCCCGGCCCCGGGCCCCTCGGACGAGGCGGTCTCCATCTCGCACAAGTTCGGCGAGACCGAGGTTCCGAAAGACCCCGCCCGCGTCGTCACCGTCGGCTGGAACGACCAGGACTTCGTGCTGGCACTGGGCATCGTCCCGATCGTGACCCGCGCCTGGTTCGACAGCTACGACAACTACCCCTGGGTGCAGGAGGCCACCGGCGGAAAGGGCGTCGCCACCATGGGCGGCGACGGGATCGACTACGAGGCCGTCGCCGCGGCGAAACCCGATGTGATCTTCGCCGTGTACGAGACCGTCGACCGGCCGACCTACGACCGGCTCTCCCAGATCGCTCCGACGGTCATCCAGTCCGGCGAGTACCCGGACGAGGAGACTCCGTGGAACGTCCAGCTGCTTCTCACCGGTAAGGCGCTGGGCAAGGAGGCCGAGGCGCAGACCCTCGTCGACGAGGTGAACGCCAAGATCGAAGCGGCCAAGGCCGCGAACCCCGGGTTCGCCGGCAAGGTCCTCGTCGAGGACTTCGGCCCGGAGAACGGCGGGCATTACCTCATCGGCAAGGGTGATCCGCGCCGCGCGCTGTTCGACGCACTCGGATTCGAGGCCCAGGAGCACGTCGGCGACCTCAGCGAGGAACAGCTCGCACTGATGGACCGCGACGTGCTGTTCGTCAACGGCGCCACCAAGCAACAGATGACGGCTTCACCGGTATTCGCCCGGCTGGGCGTCGTGCAGAGCGACCGCACGCTCTACACGACGTTCGACTCCAACCTGAGCGGAGCGCTCTCCTACAGCGGCCCGAAGGCACTGCTCTATGCGCTGGACCAGCTGGTTCCGCAACTGTCGAACGCGGTCAACGGAAATCCGGTCGCGGACCTCTCCAACGCCTGA
- a CDS encoding helix-turn-helix domain-containing protein has product MDTLGLLVHPVRLRIVFAMSGGQTRTTSDLCARLPDVPKTSVYRHVGVLADAGVLEVAREERVRGAVERHYRLRHERAAIGADVAAAMSLDDHRRAFAVGMAAVLAEFNSYLDRPGADPTADRVGYRQGVLWLRPDELTMLIDGLRSVLRNVVDNEPTPDRSPHLVTAIFFPAGEETPHTR; this is encoded by the coding sequence GTGGATACGCTCGGCCTGCTCGTGCATCCGGTCCGGCTGCGCATCGTGTTCGCCATGTCCGGCGGACAGACGCGGACGACATCCGATCTGTGCGCCCGACTGCCCGACGTCCCCAAGACGAGCGTGTACCGGCACGTCGGGGTGCTGGCCGACGCCGGCGTCCTGGAGGTGGCGCGCGAGGAGCGCGTGCGCGGCGCGGTCGAGCGCCACTACCGGCTGCGGCACGAACGGGCGGCGATCGGCGCCGACGTGGCCGCAGCGATGTCGCTGGACGACCATCGCCGCGCGTTCGCGGTCGGGATGGCCGCGGTGCTCGCTGAGTTCAACTCCTATCTCGACCGGCCCGGCGCCGATCCGACCGCCGACCGGGTCGGCTACCGGCAGGGCGTCCTGTGGCTGCGCCCCGACGAGCTCACGATGCTGATCGATGGGCTCCGGTCGGTGCTCCGGAACGTGGTCGACAACGAGCCCACGCCGGACCGCAGCCCGCACCTGGTCACCGCGATCTTCTTCCCGGCCGGCGAGGAGACCCCGCACACGCGCTAG